A segment of the Streptomyces sp. NBC_01235 genome:
GCAGGATGCGGGAGGCGACCAGCATCTCCGGGTTCGCGGCGAAGCCGCACAGCGCGGAGGCCAGGGTGAAGCCGCCGATGCCGACGAGGAACAGCCGCTTGCGGCCGTGGATGTCGCCGAGTCGGCCGCCGGTGATGAGCCCGGCGGCGAAGGCGAGCGCGTAACCGGCGGTGATCCACTGGATCTGGCTCCAGGAGGCGCCCGCTTCCTCCCTGATGGAGGGGATGGCGATGTTGACGATCGTGACGTCGACGAGGTCCATGAAAGCCGCGGTCATCACGATGGCGAGGGCGAGCCAGCGGCGGCGGTCACCCGGGGATGTCTCAGGGGCGGGCGGGGTCTCGGTGGAGGTCTCCGTGGAGGTCATGGTGTGACAGTAGGACCGCAATAGGTCAGATCGTGTCCTAGTGGTGCGGCATCCTCGGATGCATGACGACGGACACTCCGGCTCGGCTGCTGCAACTCCTCTCCCTCCTCCAGACGCCCCGCGAATGGCCCGGCGGCGAACTCGCCGACCGGCTCAGGGTGTCCCGCCGCACGGTCCGGCGGGACATCGACCGGCTGCGCGAGCTGGGGTATCCCGTACAGGCGTCCAAGGGCTCGGACGGCGGGTACCGGCTGGTCGCGGGCAAGGCGATGCCGCCGCTCGTGCTCGACGACGAAGAGGCGGTGGCGATCGCGGTCGGGCTGCGGGCGGGCGCCGGTCACGCACTGGAGGGGGTCGACGAGGCGTCCGTACGGGCCCTGGCCAAGCTGGAGCAGGTACTGCCGGCCCGGCTGCGCCACCGCGTGTCCACTCTGCAGGCCGCGACCACGCCGCTGACCAGCGGGGACGGCGCGACCATCGCACCCGAGACGCTGACCGTCATCGCGTCGACCGTGGCCGGGCAGGAGCGGTTGCGGTTCGCCTACCGCGCGAAGGACAGCACGCAGTCGCGCCGCCTGACCGAGCCCTACCGGCTCGTGTCCACGGGCCGGCGGTGGTACCTCGTGGCGTACGACCTCGACCGCGAGGACTGGCGGACCTTCCGGGTCGACCGGATCCAGGACCCGTTCGCGACCGGCGCCCGCTTCACACCACGGGAGTTGCCTACGGGCAGCGCGGCGGAATACCTCCGGCGGTCCATCCAACGACGCCCGGACGCGAACGAGTACGAACTCGACGTCACCTTCGACGCCCCGCCGGAGTTCGTGGCGTCGCGGCTGCCGGCATGGCTCGGAACCTCGGTCGCGAACCCGGTCGAGAACGGCGAGAACGGCTGCCGTCTGCGCACCTCGACCAGCGATCCGGTGGAGTGGGTGGCGGTACGACTGGCCATGCTGGGCTGCGAGTTCTCGGTCCGGGGACCAGCTGAACTGGTGGAGTACGTAAGGGAGTTGGGCGGCCGGTTGGGACGGGCGGGCAGTGGGTGAGGGCGCTCGGGTGCGGGGGGGGGGTGAAGCGGGTGCGGGGTGAAGTGGTGCGGGGTGAAGTGGTGCGGGGTGAAGTAGGGGCGTACGAAAGGTACGTGGGAGAGGGTGCGGTCAAAGAGCGCGTGGGGGGAGTGAGTTCGCGTGGGGAGGCAGTGCGCGCGGGTGGGGCGCGGGTCAAGCCCGCTGGGGCTCCCCCGTCGGCTGCGTCGGCCCGGTCGGCTGCGTCGGCTGCGTCGGCCCGGTCGGCTGCGTCGGCTGCGTCGGCCCGGTCAGCTGGGTCGGCTGCGTCGGCTGGGTCGGCTGCGTCGGCCCGGTCGGCTGGGTCGGCCCGGTCGGCTGGGTCGGCCCGGTCGGCTGCGTCGGCCTTTCATCCCACGTGAAGCCCCGCAGGGCCCGCAGGTTGCGCAGCGCCAGTTCTGCCGGGCCGTCCGGGCCGGTGGGCGGGGTGTTGCTCGCCGCCCAGCTCTCGACCGCGACCCGGACGGCGGCACTGGCCACCGCTCCGGTGAAGCGCTGGTGCGGTGAGGCAACGTTGTCGGAAGCGGAGGCGGGCGACGAAGTGACCGCCTGCGCCGCCGTGGCCGCCGCCCGCTCCGCCAGCACCTCCGTGAGGGTGCTCTCCGAGATGTGGCAGACCTCCGCCCAGACCTTGCCGAGAGCCGGACTCGTTCCGGCCAGCCGGATCAGGGTGCGGACCCATTCCCAGGACGCCGCCGACACTCCGTGACCGGGGACGAGGGTGTGTCGCACGGCGTGTTCCAGCGCCTCCGGCACGGGCAGTCCGGCCGGGGCCTCGCGCACCGCCTCCGACCAGCGTTGGGCGCCCGCCGCGTAGAGGGGGGCGACGGCCTCTTCCTTGGTCGCGAAGTACCGGTAGAAGGTGCGCGGGGCGATGCCTGCGGCCTGGGCGATGTCCTCGGCGCGGGTGGCCTTCAGGCCCCGGCTGACGAAGAGGCCGGCAGCTGCCCGGGCGATCTCCATTCGGGTCGCCGCTTTGCGCCGCTCGGTCAGCGAAGCCGGAGCGGGGGTGGGGGTGGAGCTGATCACGTCGGCAGGCTATGCCCATGTGGCACAATCTGCCATTCGGGCGGGCCACCCCGTGGTTCAGGTACGGGGTGCCCCGCCCTCCCGGCGTACCCGCACGCCTTCTGTACGCCTGGCGGGGCATGTGCGCCCGCAATCCCCGCCTGGGGCCGACATCCCCACTCGGCGGACAAACCCGAGGGACAAACCTGGGGCGAACACCGGCGGCCGAATCTGGCCAAACCCGGGGGAACTCGGGGGACAAAAAGGAGCCGGGCCCCGGCGCCTGGGGGGAGAGGCGCCGAAGCCCGGCTCAGGGAGAGTCCCGGCGCCGGGGGGATGTGCGTCGGGACTTGGCTCACGTAGGACAAAGACCTGGGGAAGAGCTGCAGGGCCCGGCCGACCCGAACTCCTGTGCCGACCTGAACTCCCGTGCTCTGAAGTCTTGTTCCCGCACTCTTCCCGGTTGAAGCGGCGTTCCCGCGCCATGTTTGCGCGGCCCTCCACCACCCGGCGCACGCGGGCGGAGACCCAGCACCAGGCAACGCCCGAGGCCCACTCACCACAGCCCCGAAACCGACTCGGCCCCGCCCTCCCCCACCCGAAGCCGACCCGTGTCATCCCCAACCCCGAGGCCCAACCCAGGCAAACCCCAACCCCGAGGCCAACCCAGGCAGCCTCCAGTCCCAGGCCCAGCCAGGCAAACCCCAGCCCCAGGCCAAGCCCAGGCAGCCTCTAGTCCCAGGCCCAGGCCCAGCCAGGCGAACCCCGGCCCCCAGGCCAAACCTGGCCCGGTCAAGCCCACGCCCCGCCCAAACGGAGGACAGCCAGGCCAGGCCGGGCCGACCTTCATGCCCAGCCCAACGGACGATCACGCCAGCCCAAGCCAACCCTCACGCCCAGCCCAGCTACCTGCCCGGCCGAACATCAAGCCCGCCCCAGCTGCACGCCCCGCCCGCCAGCCCAGCGGAGCGCCCAGCCCAGCCCAGCGCAGCGCCCAGCGTCAGGCTGCTGCCTCGAAGCCCGTGTCGCGGGCCAGCTTCTTCAGTTCCATGAGGGCGTGCTTCTCGATCTGGCGGATGCGTTCCCTCGTCAGGCCGTGTTCCTTGCCGACCTCGGTCAGGGTGCGCTCGCGGCCGTCGTCGATGCCGTACCGCATCTTGATGATGGAGGCGGTGCGCGGGTCGAGGCGGTCGATCAAGCCGTCCAGTTCCTCGCTGCGCAGCAGGGTCATGACGGACTGCTCGGGCGAGACGGCGGAGGTGTCCTCCAGCAGGTCGCCGAACTGGGTGTCGCCGTCGTCGTCGACGGACATGTTCAGCGAGACCGGGTCACGGGCCCAGTCCAGGACGTCCGTGACGCGCTCCGGCGTGGAGCCGAGCTCGGTCGCGATCTCGGCGGGCTCCGGGTCGCGGCCGTTCTCCCGGTTGAACTCGCGCTGCACGCGCCGGATCCGGCCGAGCTCCTCCACGAGGTGGACGGGCAGGCGGATCGTGCGCGACTGGTCCGCTATCGAGCGGGTGATGGCCTGACGGATCCACCAGGTCGCGTACGTGGAGAACTTGAAGCCCTTGCGGTAGTCGAACTTCTCGACCGCGCGCACCAGACCGGCGTTGCCCTCCTGGATGAGGTCGAGGAGGGGGAGACCGCTGCGGGGGTAGCGGCGGGCGACCGCGACGACCAGGCGGAGGTTGGAACGGATGAAGACGTCCTTGGCCCGCTCGCTGTCGGCGACCAGAGCCTCGAGCTCCTCACGGGAGGCGTCCGCCTTGGACTCCTCCTCGCCGTCGAGGACCTGCTGCGCGAAGACGCCCGCCTCGATGATCTGGGACAACTCGACTTCCTTGGCGGCGTCGAGCAGCGGTGTACGCGCGATCTCGTCGAGGTACATGCCGACCAGGTCGCGGTCGGCGATCTCGCCGCCATGGGCGCGAACACTGCGGGCCGCGTCGGTCGTCCCGCCGGTGGCGGACTTGCGACGGGCGACGGCACGGGTTGCCATGCGTGCTCCCTTGCGATGGAGGTTCAGCGGGTGGCCTTCGGACGCTCGGCGTTCCCCGAGGTTTCGGCAGTCCTGGAAACTCCCGGAACTCTCCTCGGGTGCCCTGCATCCGATGGAAACAACGACTGGAATCAGGACAGAATTCCCAACCCGCACCCCGATTTTTATGATCATGCAGTACCCTGTCGGACCACGCGGGGAGGCGCGATGCCGTCGGAACGTACAGAGGTGCAGGTCAGACCGGGAGTCGAGGGTGATCTCGACGCCCTCACCCGTCTCTACAACCACTACGTACGTGAGACGCCCATCACATTCGACACCGCGGTCTTCACTCCGGAAGAGCGACGTCCTTGGCTGCTCTCCCACCCTGAAGACGGCCCGTACCGCCTGTTGGTTGCCACAGAAGCGGACTCACAGGACATCCAGGGGACCTCACAGGAAATCCTTGGCTACGCCACATCCAGCCCTTACCGGCCAAAGGCGGCCTACTCCACCTCGGTGGAGGTGACGGTCTACGTCGCCCCGCACGCCGGCCGGCGCGGCATCGGCACGCTCCTCTACAAGGCGCTCTTCGAGGCACTGGCGGGCGAGGACGTGCACCGGGCGTACGCGGGCATCGCCCAACCGAACGAAGCGTCCGCGCGGCTGCACGAACGCTTCGGTTTCCGGCACGTCGGCACCTACCGGGAGGTGGGCCGCAAGTTCGGCCGCTACTGGGACGTCGCCTGGTACGAAAAGGACCTGTAGGCCGGCCGAACCACCCCGACCGGTCAGCCGAACTGCACCGACCGCTTCGCCATCCCCATCCAGAAGCCGTCGATCACCGACTTCTGGGCGTCCAGCTCGCCGGACACCTCCGCCGCGCCCATGGTCACGAAGAGCGGGGCGAAGTGCTCGGTGCGCGGGTGGGCGTAGCGGCCGGCCGGGGCCTTGTGGAGGAAGTCCAGCAGGCCGTCCCAGTCGCGGGCCTCCAGTGCGCGCCGGCCCCAGTCGTCGAACTCGGAGGACCAGGTCGGCACTCCCCCGCCGGCGTGCCGCAGCGCGGCCAGGTTGTGGGTGAAGAAGCCGGAGCCGACGATCAGGACGCCCTCGTCGCGCAGCGGCGCCAGCTTGCGGCCGATCTCCATGAGCTTGACGGGGTCGAGGGTCGGCATGGAGATCTGAAGGACGGGGATGTCGGCGGTCGGGAACATCTCGACGAGCGGGACGTACGCGCCGTGGTCGAGGCCCCGGTCGGGGATGTCCTGTACGGGGATGCCCGGGGCGCGCAGCAGCTTGCGCACGCTCTCGGCGAGCTCGGGTGCGCCGGGGGCGTCGTACTTCACCCGGTAGTAGTGCTCGGGGAAGCCCCAGAAGTCGTAGACCAGGGGGACCGGGTCGACGGCGCCGAGGGCGAGCGGGGCCTCCTCCCAGTGGGCGGAGACCATGAGGATCGCCTTGGGGCGGGGCAGGCCGGCGGACCAGGCGGCGAGTTCGCCGGGCCAGATGGGGTCGTCCGCGAGCGGCGGGGCACCATGACTGAGGTAGAGCGCGGGCATACGCCCCTGGGGGAGGGCTCGCTCCTGGGGTGCGGCGGTCATGGCGGTGACTCCTTCCGGGGACTCGGCCCCTCACTCCGGCCGCTCCAGGCACTCCTGGCACTCCTGGATCGTCCGGCACGGTTGATTGAAATCTAAAACGTCAATATCAATGAGCATATTCCTAATTGGTTTAAAATTCAAGGAGCGGACGTTTACAGTGGAGTACATGACGAAGGCATCTACATCCGCTGACGAGCCATGGCTCACCGCCGAGGAGCAGCTCATCTGGCGCTCCTACGTGCACGCCACGACCCTCCTGGAGGACCACATGGACCGCCAGCTCCAGCGTGACGTGGGCATGCCGCACATCTACTACGGACTCCTGGTCAAGCTCGCCGAGTCCTCCCGCCGGCGGCTGCGGATGACCGAGCTGGCCATGCAAGCGAAGATCACCCGGTCCCGCCTCTCGCACGCCA
Coding sequences within it:
- a CDS encoding helix-turn-helix transcriptional regulator; protein product: MTTDTPARLLQLLSLLQTPREWPGGELADRLRVSRRTVRRDIDRLRELGYPVQASKGSDGGYRLVAGKAMPPLVLDDEEAVAIAVGLRAGAGHALEGVDEASVRALAKLEQVLPARLRHRVSTLQAATTPLTSGDGATIAPETLTVIASTVAGQERLRFAYRAKDSTQSRRLTEPYRLVSTGRRWYLVAYDLDREDWRTFRVDRIQDPFATGARFTPRELPTGSAAEYLRRSIQRRPDANEYELDVTFDAPPEFVASRLPAWLGTSVANPVENGENGCRLRTSTSDPVEWVAVRLAMLGCEFSVRGPAELVEYVRELGGRLGRAGSG
- a CDS encoding TetR/AcrR family transcriptional regulator, with product MEIARAAAGLFVSRGLKATRAEDIAQAAGIAPRTFYRYFATKEEAVAPLYAAGAQRWSEAVREAPAGLPVPEALEHAVRHTLVPGHGVSAASWEWVRTLIRLAGTSPALGKVWAEVCHISESTLTEVLAERAAATAAQAVTSSPASASDNVASPHQRFTGAVASAAVRVAVESWAASNTPPTGPDGPAELALRNLRALRGFTWDERPTQPTGPTQPTGPTQPTGPTQPTQPTQPTQLTGPTQPTQPTGPTQPTQPTGPTQPTGEPQRA
- a CDS encoding sigma-70 family RNA polymerase sigma factor translates to MATRAVARRKSATGGTTDAARSVRAHGGEIADRDLVGMYLDEIARTPLLDAAKEVELSQIIEAGVFAQQVLDGEEESKADASREELEALVADSERAKDVFIRSNLRLVVAVARRYPRSGLPLLDLIQEGNAGLVRAVEKFDYRKGFKFSTYATWWIRQAITRSIADQSRTIRLPVHLVEELGRIRRVQREFNRENGRDPEPAEIATELGSTPERVTDVLDWARDPVSLNMSVDDDGDTQFGDLLEDTSAVSPEQSVMTLLRSEELDGLIDRLDPRTASIIKMRYGIDDGRERTLTEVGKEHGLTRERIRQIEKHALMELKKLARDTGFEAAA
- a CDS encoding GNAT family N-acetyltransferase, yielding MPSERTEVQVRPGVEGDLDALTRLYNHYVRETPITFDTAVFTPEERRPWLLSHPEDGPYRLLVATEADSQDIQGTSQEILGYATSSPYRPKAAYSTSVEVTVYVAPHAGRRGIGTLLYKALFEALAGEDVHRAYAGIAQPNEASARLHERFGFRHVGTYREVGRKFGRYWDVAWYEKDL
- a CDS encoding dioxygenase family protein, which translates into the protein MTAAPQERALPQGRMPALYLSHGAPPLADDPIWPGELAAWSAGLPRPKAILMVSAHWEEAPLALGAVDPVPLVYDFWGFPEHYYRVKYDAPGAPELAESVRKLLRAPGIPVQDIPDRGLDHGAYVPLVEMFPTADIPVLQISMPTLDPVKLMEIGRKLAPLRDEGVLIVGSGFFTHNLAALRHAGGGVPTWSSEFDDWGRRALEARDWDGLLDFLHKAPAGRYAHPRTEHFAPLFVTMGAAEVSGELDAQKSVIDGFWMGMAKRSVQFG